CGTTGGTCGTTGTTTTGTCATTCGCTTTTCCGAAGGGTATCACACCCTGACTCCCTGACATTGttgcactaaaaaaatttgaagagcgaaaattgtgaaaattCTGGAGGGGAAAATATGCAACAATTTTGTAGTAGTACAAAATGTGAGTGGAGCTTTTTCTGCAAGTATTCTCTGTATTTTCACCCAACACATCGCACATTTTATTGTTTGCATATTTCATGTTTGTAGATGCAGAGATTTGTGGAGCTTCAGGAAAGGCATTTTACTGCGTTTTCTctggaaatttaaacatttttatgctaggaaaatgaaaaatcaaattctCCGTTTTGAAATGGCAACCTGGGGTGGACCAAAATCGATTGCCGGCGCCAGTAAAGCcaattaattagtttttactGGCCTTGTTTACCCTCCGGACTTATGATGAAGATGTCTGGGGAATTGAGGTCACTCTTCACTCCTTTGTTTCTGCTGATTTCGCTGGATTTCTGGCATTGCAGCATGTCGTATTTCTTGTTCTATGTGTGCTTTTTGCCGCAGCGTTTGCCCCgaacttttataattaaaacttttcacGGGAAAAATCTGGCGGGAAGACAAGAAAAAGTTGGTTAAAAAAGCAGCAGAAGGTCGATATGAATGCGTACCACACACACGTAATGAAAGTAGATGGAAATTTATGATTTCGACTCGAGAAAAATAGGTAAATGCCGCAGGAAGTGTGAGTGAGCCACTTTAAGAAGCCATCTCTCAAGTGAATGTCCAACCACTTATCGGTTTGCTCTCGTTCTAAGTTATGCAATGCCCAAAAGGGAATTCTTGGAGCCATAAATAAGAGCGGAAACTGTTGCCGTCAGCCCTCCTCGGCTTTCTGTTAACCAATGACGAAGACATAAATCACAAAAGGGATGCGATGGCCgggaaaaagaggaaaatacTTCACTTGGAGCCTGGCCAATTGCTAATGATAAGCTCGATAGTCACTTTCGTTCCGTAAAAGTAATAACTTTGCCTTGCTGTCCATCGAGTTCCCTAATTGGGCTGCTGGCCAACATATGTGCTTCTTTAATCTGCTGACCCAGTTGGgggaaaaaacatttaatttgccGCCACAATTAAGTGCAGTTCTTGTTGAAGAGGAAGCGgcacaaaaatttaatgggttttgctgcagttttattggaTTTACGGCAGCGATTTTTTACTGCTACTCCGATTCCGCATCGCTGAGCACTCGcacaacgcggcgtatgcgcaatgccTGTCCACTATTCCGCTGGCCTTGCCCTGTCATAATGAAGCATAAAGCACATGGATCGGAAgatatacttatatatatacatacatataagtggagccgcaTAGCGATTGAAATCCTTTGCTTGTCATTGCGAGTTTTATTCTATTCCCCctcgctttttattttctatgtgCGCGTGCTGTATGTGCatgccaccaccaccatcatcatcatcatcatcgtctaTATCCCAGTTATCCTAGGCTCAGTGGGGGCGTGTCCTTCCTCGATTCCCTGCTCCTTGTACCGCCGCAGGCCGAGCATTCAATATTGCAATATGTGCATGGAATATTTGAGcgagaaaagcaaaaaaaaaaggaagaaaaagaaggaCGAGTCTCCAATCGATTGTTGTACTTGGCTGCCTAAGACCCTGAAGGCTCAAGTCAAGTTTTAGATACTGCTGCAAGATAAATAACATCATATCATAAACGAATAAAAATTACTAATGAACTTACCTTGGGAGTTTCAAGCCATGTACTTGGCTTAGTGttaaaaaacacaacaaaattaaaaacaaatcaaaaaaatttaaacaataagataacaaacaaaaacaattaaactCTGTGGAACACTTTTCAATTTGCAGACTGACTTTAGGAGAAGAATActagttttattgtgttgttCCTCTTGCTCTGAAAATGTTGTAGAATAAATGTAGGCTAGACTGTACTTGGAACTAGCAAACTTACGATGTAGTACTCCAGGGGCGCCCGACAGAGGGGACAGGCCTTGGTGGGACTCTGCCTGTAGACCTTGCAAAGACAGTTCTTGCAGAATGTGTGCTTGCACGGGGTCTTCACCTGCCGACGGAGCCTGCCCAGGCAAACGGGGCAGCAGTCGTACATCGCGCTTGTTTCTCGATTTTCGTTTAGTTTTTCTAGGTGATCTTTGTGTTGTTTTACCGACTGCCCGGGGCAAAGTGTTTGGCGAAGCCTGCTCGACTGTCATCCTGGTTACAATGCctccagcacacacacacactcggttATAACGGACTGTCACGTATCCTAGGGGCTTGTCAGcggaattttatttatgacatTGCGAAAATGGTTCAGTGAATAGCGCGGATTTGAAAAGGGGTTCtcgatatttaagaaatttaattcgaaatagGAAATCTGAAAAggaaataacaaaaatgttttctattaTAGAATCTATATTCTGAACCCTTGATAAACTCTCAAAAACATTATACCAAAACCATTAAACCATGATAGATTGAAAATATAAtctaaaagaaagaaaatccCAATAATGTcccataaatttattttatattatgaaATTTATAATCTCAACCCTTACAAAAGTCTCAAAAACTATATACCAAAACCATTTAACCATGATAGACTcataatataatacaaaataggaaatctaataatagaaaatcacaaaaatgtcCCATAAATGTATTCTATATTATAGAATACAATATTATAGAATCTTTAATCTTAACTCTTAAGAAACTCTTTAAAGCTATATACCAAAACCATGATAGATTATACATTTCATTTGAATTAGGAACTTTGAtcaaagaaaatcacaaacatTCCCCATAAACTTCTTCTACAATCACAAACCTAAAGAAactctgaaaaatattatacacaATACCCATATTCCTTCATAAGGCGTAGGATATTGACAAAACTGTTGCCAAAcagaataaataaacacataTAATATCGAAAAGAAATCAATTAGTTGTCACCCTGTATGCGAGCCTGTATGTGTAATAATATGTATGCATTGGCACGAGTGGGACTGACAAGTGGAGGCGCCTGCTTATTGTTCGACATGGTacattatagatttttatcGGGCCCTTATCCAAAGCCACCCACATGCAGGCGGCACACTGAATATTGTCAAATTAGGGCAAAGATTGATTGTCATTTTGTCAGTCAGTCACTCAGCCAGTCAATCGCCAAGGACCAAGGACTAAGGACCCCTGACTAACGctttgctgttttttgttCTTCCTTTTCAGCGGATGGTTGGGCAGCGCCAAGGGTTGGCTGGGAAACGCCTCGATACCGTCGATGCCAGCCATGCCGTCGATGCCATCGATGCCAGCCATGCCAGCGATGCCGTCGATACCATCGATCCCGGGACTTCGCAAAGCGGGAGGAGCCGAGGGAGCCGAGGGCGCCGAGGGAGCTGCCGCCGGAGAGGGCGGGGCAGCCGCCAGCGGAGGAGCCGTGAGTGGTGGCGAGGATGACGACAAGTCGAGGTATATTAGGTATGGGTGCCAGCTTGACAATGACGGAATTATATACGAAGCAGCCGCTgagaaaacaaaaccaaaaccaaaaaatatttatgaaatgaaGATGAGAAGCGCGTTTGTACTTTAGTTTTAGTTCCTTCGTTTGGTTAACCCCCTTCCTTTAAGCCAACCCAAGTTTTTTGCGCCTTTTGTTTCAACTTTTTCGGGTGCCTTTTGTTTGAAGTCGTTGCCCAAAAGTTTTCCCAAAGAATATGGGTTGAGGCTTAAGTTTTCCCTGGTTTTATTCACAATTAGTTTGCCTAACCGAAAGTTGAAGCCTTTTCCACACAATTTACCCAAATACTAACCAAATGTACACACGAGTTTCTCTTGAACTATATTAACTAACTATTTACGACTTGCCTATATACTCCATATCAAAGAATTCTCGTTTTCTTTCATACATTTTGTTGAGATACTGTTGCGCATTTCCACCTAaccgaaatatatttatatttatacttacctatttatttaatctaCACGATATTTTTCTTGTGCTGGTTCaagtttcactttttcacatattaataactttttgtacaaatcaaaatatGATCTCTGTCTCTCTATAAATCTCTTTATCTCCCCAACAACCCTATCTGTCTTCCCCATCTGTTAAACAatacaacatttataaatCGTTTCAACGTTTTTgtatatacaacaaaatatttaaaacgacTGGCAATTggctaaaataataacacaaAATTTTGTCCCTTTACAAGAGTTGgaaagtattttatatttctaacTTTAgatgagttaaaaaaaattaaagtatatatttatttagtttcccTATTAAGTATGTAGTGTATAGACTGATGAGAAATAAAAGGAACCGTAAGTTTCCAACCTTAGAAATGGACACAATTTTGGGGAAAAAACTTATGaatcaaaaactgaaaatacCATAACTCATTTCATTCAGCTCATGGTCAAGTAAACTTTCATTTGACTAGGTCGAACCACTTAAAAGTACTCTCCTTCCACACAAAACACATAAACCATACAACATACATTTAGTGATCCCATCTGTATCTAATCTAttatttgaaaacatttcatttttataaatttctcaAACGCGTCGAAATCAAAGCGAATATTAAGTCTTCATTTTCTCGACTTTAATAATTGCCCAAAGTATCAGATTCCATCATTATTGAGCGGCCCATCGAACCAGGTCAAGGAAACCGAATTGAAACCCACAAAACTATCTGGAACCAAGTCCTTACTGGCTACTCACAGTAGATATGAAACCCTAATTGTTGTTGGTAGATGTGTATCATTGTCATTGTTTCGATCATTATATCAttgtgtttttcattttcttgtCTCCGATTCCAAAGTCATCTCGCTGTTTCGCTGTGTAGTTTTCCCGTCagtgtaccatttttgttttccccgGCCTTGTTTTGTGTCCTTAAGGTCCccgaaaagtgaaaaaagtaTGAATTCATGATGATGCTAATTAGTCCTTGCATGACTTCTTAGTGTGCTCCCCCATTTGGTATTCCCTTTTGTTTGTCTCACTTTCATTTGTGCCCCCGTAGTATTCGTTTTTGGCATCATTCACCCCGGCATTCATATACGATTCAGTCATTCCATTTTGCATTCACGAATCAAACTGAaagaatacaatttaaatgaatagCTGTATACAAAAACATGAATACGTGTAAATATACATAGGCGTTTTGAAATAATTCAatactattaaatattttaaagattataaagTGCTAAAAAAATGTGATATTATGAATTAAAGAAGAATATTTAATGTGTACATTTTAAGAAGATTACAAAATGAGAATTAGATCCTTGAATAAGAGAGACAGAACCCCAAAAGAAAGTACTACAAAATGTTGCACGCTGTAATGGCTGTTAATGCATGATTACTTAGTTTATTGAActtatttgtataatttatttttttttagtttatattgcTAGTTTTAAGCATTCTCCGTATTTGTGTAAATATTCCTAAGTTCTTTCGGCTTGCTGCCTGCTGCATGAATTATTCTTGAAGCTTTACACAATAACTCTATGATTACCCAAACGAAATGGAAATTACAAAACTTTTCTCCCCCTTCTGTTTACTCCCTTTCCGCCACGTTCCATCCCAAATTGCGTAATTGCAGCGCCACGGAGGGCGCCGACTCGCATCCTGCATCGGGCGGTGGCACGCCCACCGGCGACGAGGGTCAAATCGGACAGGGTAAGGGCGATGAAGTCAAAAGTACGTGTCACACTTTGATTGGTAACCAAATTACAAGAGACAACTTCAAACACATTGTGCTGTGCTAAATGTCGAGTCAATGTCAACTCAGATTGCCAATTCAAAAAGATTGAGATTGAGAAAGCGGTGACAGGTTACTAACCCCGAGTTACTAGTAGTGTTTTCTAATACCCGCTCGCCCCTTTGCTCAGTCCCCTAGAGAAAAACGCTTGCTTTGTAGTCTAGTTTAGTTTGCTTTACCTAGCTTACTAGCAACCCGAAACTTATTGCATCCTGACTTAAATATATCCGACAGTTACCACAAAAGTAACACAGCAGGCCAAGCACTTTGGATCCTTCTTGTCATCGGCCATCAGCAAGGCTGGCAGCAAAATCAAGGAAACAGTCAAGGATAATGTGAGTTCCTCTGtgcttttaatatataaactCCTATTTAATATCCTCGAATATTTCCAGACCATCCTCGACTCGTTCAACAAGGAGCAGGAGGCCTTCGCCAAGGGCCAGGGCGGCCTGGGCAATGGGGCAGCTCCCTGGATCGGTCATGCCAACGAGGCCAAGATCAAGGAGGAGATCCTCGGACTGTCGCAGGATCGCCGCAACTTCGTGCGCGCCCCGCCCGCCGGCGTGGACTTTGAGTTTAGCTACGACACCGCCTATCCCACGGCCATAGCCATTATGGCCGAGGACAAGGCGCTCGAGACGATGCGATTCGAGCTGGTGCCCAAGATGTGAGTATAAacagtataaatatatataaatcggaTCAATCTATAATCGATTTCCCCCCTATTACAGCATCACTGAGGAGAACTTCTGGCGGAATTACTTCTACCGCGTCTCACTGATCATCCAGGCCGCCGAGTTGGGCACCCTGGGCGCCGATGGCGTGGGCCAGGCCTCCAGCGGCGAAGATGGTAAGTCGGCTGGAGCTCCTCTCTCCTCGTCCTAAGAGAAAACTCtggaaaatatacataaatagcTATGAAATGCAAAGATAAATGCAGGATAAACAGACTGTCTCTCGCTCACCAAACACTCACACTCGTTACTCGCGCGCtctctatatctatctatctatctactCTGTATCTGTACTTATATCTATCTGTCTATCCTCTTCTAAGTCTAAGTCTttcatttttatggttttcgGTTCACTTTAGCCACACGCGCCTGTTTAACCTATGATTTCCTCTTAGTCCTTTTCACACACGCTAGCTATCCAAAGTTTTCCGTTCTCTCGCTCTATATAACTCTCTCTTAATCTCTCGATTCCCAAACTAACTTGGCTAGCGTCTGTACTACACCGCCTACGAGTATGCTAAAGTCTTAAGTTGTGTATTGAAAACCCTTTGACTTTTGATTTGTATCCGTCCCTCCACCTGCACTGGCTTGTATCGCCGAGGACTCGAGTCCTGGTTTTCGGTTCTATCTCACTGAATCCCCCAAAGCGCTCATCTCAATCGCGAATCTCGAAGAACGTCGCCTCACCTCAAAtcgatttttcctctttttcggtttattaattcatttactttttgttttactattatttttatgaattccAAACACGAAATTACACTGTGAAAACGAACTTGACTATCGAAAAATGATCAGCCCACGAGGTGGCCGCCAAAGAGAGCGTATCCAAGACTGCTGGTTCGCCAGCCAAGAGCGATTCGGCCCAGAAAGCCATTGCCGAGCAGCCGAAGGCCGTGATAGAGCCGGAGGCCCAGGAGTCCGAAGTGGCCCAGGCCAAGTCGAAGGCTCGTGGTGGCAAGGGGCTGGGCCAGAAGATCTCCGAATCGGAATTCGTTTCGGACGACTTCCAGGCCTCCAGCGAATCGGACTTGGCTGAGATCCAGGACGGCATGCGCAAGCTGGGCATCGATAGCATGACCCAACAGGCTTTAGCCACGACTGATGgtaagattttaatttatttttatttattactttttagtTACTTCTGTTCTGTGGGACTAACATTTTTTGTACATACATTGGCCCCATGAAATTGATTTCATTGGTGTTCTGGTCAACACGAAACATTCATTCATACACATGCCACATAGAAAAGACATGAGAAACATATCGAAAACATATCCGTGTATCCTAGTTATATGGCTTGGTTAGTCGGCGAGCTTCAGCTCTGTTTCCATCTAGAGATCCTAGGGACTTATCAAGGCACTCTCCCATTGCCATTTGAACACTTAAATGTCTCTTGTCTGGAGTCGCGTATTTGGTTTTCCCAACATCTCATATTCTATTTTGCAAACACAAATATAtacacctttttttttgtgtacaaaacaaaaacagaacaaACAATCtaagacaaacaaacaaaaaatgtgtgtACAAATCAAGTGTAAAAACCGAACAATTCTCTTTTTTCTCCTCTGCTCTGTTTCTTTCTTTTGtgtaaattacattttgtgTGAAAATCGTTTTTACTTATATTATTACGACGACCAACTCAAGCTCTGGCATTTAATTACTAAAGCGAATCTATCAATTGAAAGTACTATTAAACCAATAAACGAAATCACATAATAAACGAATATAGAAGTAAAGCAACTAATGGATAACATgagtattataaattatataaacacaaagaaatatatatcctGGATTAAATCGAACTCGACTCAAAAGTTTCGTTTGCCATttagcaaattaaaaaatataaataaaaaatatatatatgtatcatATGGCatatgatttgatttcaagtATCTAATGGCGGTTTGAGAAAGAGTTAAAGCCACAAACCAAATTTCGAACAAGTTGAGTATGACCAAACTGATCAAGAAATTCCTATATACTACATATATCCTATTGATACAACTTTCGCTCTCTCTTTGCAATTTCGTGCTcctttttattcaatttgcaATTCAAGTTCATTTTAAAACCAATTAGCTAGATGTAACTTTTTGTTATCTCCCTTCCTCCGTTCCGATTATTATTTTGCCCTTTACTTTACGCATTTCTCCACAtgtttaaaccttaaaaaatatatattctaacTGGCCGCGACACAAAAATGAACCTCCTCTCCTAGCAATACACAAAATTTTCCAAAAGTATCTTACCATGAATATTTGATGATGAATTTGTAtgggaaaacatttttaacaaaaacatttatttttcttcatgtatttcttgatttatttaCGAATCATCTTGCAGAAGATTGAATGGattaaacaaaaccaaatgctaaatctaaatttcaaaaagcaaacaaaaacacaactaacaaaataaacaagaacaaaattatacaaaaaaaaatactacaaaatTGCCCacaagaaagaaaagaaattgttaagcgaaacaaaaagaaagtactacaacaaacaaaattatataaatacctATAAAGATATTCACTTGACAACAATGAAAATTTGAGTTGAACCCAacgcattatttatataaaccgAAGaaagaaaaccccaaaaatgttactaaaaagacaaaaaaaccgaaaacaaaattttgtgtGGTAAGTTAGAAATTGTTGGTtgaataaaagcaaaaacaaaaaaaaaaacaaaagtgaaatatATACAACTTGCAACAAGTTTTAGTTGTGATAATTTTCGTTTCCATGTTGGTTTTCAATTGCATAACGTTTCTGTTCAGCAATATAATattgtatgtaaatattatcCTACAATCCAAAGTAGTTGCAATTTCAATCATTTCCCCTACGCTCCTGTCTGTGTCTATATAATCGTTGTGTATGTTTTAGTCTGTGTGTGTAAATTAATTAGTAGTCCTAGAAAAACAAagctttatttttagtttagcatTTCCATTATAGTTTTCATTGATGTGCGTGGGGTGCGGAAAACCTGCTGAGGAGGGGCAAGAAGAAAGAAACCTTTTGTGAAAATTGGgcgcttctttttttttaaacaatatgctttttatactGCACAAAGATAAATCCAATTCGGGATCACTTTCCAAACCAATAAAGTCGAATTTTGGACCAACTCACCACACAAAATCAATGGAAAAGGAATTCTCTGGCcgataaatttaatataaaaacccGAAGAAGCCACATATATGACTCAGTTTCCCCTGTTTCTCTCTATCTTTAAATGGCATTTTAAGTTAATTGATATTACAACGTTTTGTTTGCCAGCTTATAGAATATCTTATATTTGGCAAGCTTCGTCGATTAATAGGTGTGTAAATacgaataattttgaatattcaGTTTGCTTGCTTTTTATGCGTAAATGCTGTAAATACACACAAAATGTATGATTTTCGTTGTAAACATTTTCGTTAATTGATGGAGTGTAAAACAAgaataaacaacaaacacaaatTGGTGTTTCGGGACTGCAAGCAAGTCATGGACTTTGGGAACCTTTTTGGGTGCACGCTATCCGTTAATTAGTGCTAGATCGAAAATGGTGTATAGCCTACCCTTATCTCTTAACCCACAAATTGGTCGCCTGACTTTCTGTTAATTGATtgaagtgaaaaaataaacaacgaAAAATTTCCCACTATTTGTAGACGGCTATTATTCAGTTACGGTGCGAATACCCAAACGTATTACAGTGTGTGAAAATCTATGTCTTAGCTATATCCCCAGAGACTAGCCGAAGGTAACGAACGTAAGCGATGATATCGAACTGAGAACAACAACCATGTACTTGCTTGGGATGGTCACCTAACCACAATTCAATTGCTTGCCTAGACACCTTTGATACTAAACCTATATATACCCAAATATACCCATATACCCATATACGATATGTGTAAGCCATGTATGCTAAACCTATTAAATATCCTTACATATCCGCCCTGCTAAGCCACGCAAATTCTAATCGATATTCTGCTTGTTGCTCCGTCTTTTTGCCAGAGGAACAATGGGAAAAGGATCTGGAAGCTGAACTCAAGGACTACGAGGTGGTTGACGAAGGCGGCACTGGCGGAGGAGGCAGGAGAGGCAAAAAGGAGGCGCAGGACGACGAGGACGCGGAGGAGGACGAACCGACAATATCAAACTTGCGCACACGCTCGACTAACAACGATTGGGAGGAGTACGCCGATTTAATTGAGGATACCGATGATTTAAAGTAATTAAGAGCTTATATCGTAGTTTCTTCTAAGTTGGCTCTAAGTTTATAACTATCTTTACTTTATCTTTCTTTCCATTCCTTTCTAACCTTGTTTCCTCCTTGATTGATTACCCCCGAATATTGTTAACCCAAAaccttaaaatacaaaaacaaacaatcgaAACCACAGAACTTTGAAGTGCCTAAAGCGCACCATGTTGGGCTATCCATGAGACGAGGCAGTCCCAGCGCTCTTCTAGTGCTGCCGGTGGTCCGCAATCCCAGACATAGCCTATTGGAAAAGTTGGTTGAGATATTGAGATACCCCACACACCATTGGCCCCAGTGCAATGCGTTCTATTCAGTTTCCTTCAGACATGATATAAGACACTAAAGCAAAAGAAAACGATTTTATTCAACCTTAACGTTTTAACCGAAAAATCAAGAATCAAACCAAGCCCAATCTGGTATTTTACTATGGTATGATCTATACTATATTCTCTTTTATTTGGTTGACACGCCGAGTGGCAGCGGTAGAGTTAAAGGGAGTCGTCGGTATTACTTGCCAATTGTTCAGCACACGAAATCTGTAATCCGAAATTCGAAATCCGAAATCTGGCAGTCAGTAACCTATCAATAAGTACTTATATAGACACACAACTATGAAGGCAGGCTAATCGAGAAACTGGCTAATGCTATAGATGCAGAGATCATATTTCAATATAGTGACTAATAATTGAGTAAACAAACAAGCTTCAAAGggaaattttgttatttatatttataaataaattatatataaatatatatacacatatatatatacagatacagataaattaatgcatttgaatttaatgtgtaaaaattattataataaaagtatagatataaaatatgtaaagatACGAGACACCCGAAAATAAAAGTTGAAACCTTTGAGTTGAAAAATCCTCAAAAACgctcttttttttagaaatttgcaAAATAAACCCTAGTAATTCATTAGTTgagagcaaataaaaacagatgTATTATTTCTCCCTCGATAGTTTTtagtcaaacaaaaatattaaacattgaATAAATTATCATTAATTGATGCTTAAACAACACGttgaagaataaataaaactaacaatgcatataaataaaataccaattGTTTAGCTCAATTTAAGGCGCGCCAAcaagttttcttttccgaacATTTTTGGTTCGAATCAAACTTCTTTAGGACTTTTTCTAAACAACTCTCACCTTGCTGTTCCACTAACGAGACACGAAACTTCCTTGAAcgaaactaaaaacaaaatgccaaaacaataatattCTGAATTGGACTTGAAAGATCAAGAAACTAAAAACGCAATTAATAACTTACAAATAACAAATGAAAAGTAAATGCAATTATAAACAATAAGCAGTTCAAAACCTTTGaaacaaatatatacacatatatatttatatatttcactAGAcaaatttttatgcataaactaaaaaccaaaca
This portion of the Drosophila takahashii strain IR98-3 E-12201 chromosome 3R, DtakHiC1v2, whole genome shotgun sequence genome encodes:
- the LOC123003360 gene encoding E3 ubiquitin ligase TRIM40; this encodes MYDCCPVCLGRLRRQVKTPCKHTFCKNCLCKVYRQSPTKACPLCRAPLEYYISKRNNTIKLVFFS
- the LOC123003362 gene encoding uncharacterized protein; translated protein: MLFILQQYLKLDLSLQGLRQPSTTIDWRLVLLFLPFFFAFLAQIFHAHIAILNARPAAVQGAGNRGRTRPH